The Salvia hispanica cultivar TCC Black 2014 unplaced genomic scaffold, UniMelb_Shisp_WGS_1.0 HiC_scaffold_520, whole genome shotgun sequence DNA segment AACCATCCATAATAGCATAACATTTGAAGATTTCCATGATTACCAATATCAATGGTTTAGATATATCAACCAACAATTTCTAGGGTTATAAATACTAGACTATGATCAACAAACATTCTCATTCAAGCAAAACAACAACTATCTCCTTCTCTTCaaatatatcaaacaattaatattattttcactaGCTTAGATGGCCAACATTCAGCAAAAACTCCTTTTATTTTCGCTTTTGCAATTTAGTTTGCTTACAAATGCAGTCTACACAGGGAAGGCAACTCAAAGAAGCCAACGAGGCGAAAACAAAGGTGCCGGAAAGCATCAAGTGAGGCCTCCGGTGGCATCAACTCTTTCTCATACCGAGACTTTTCAGCCAACAACCCCGGAAACAGCCCTGGGGTTGGGCATTCATTTGGAACGAAAGATCATAGCATGGAAGAAGTGGAGGCTGGGAAACCGGATGGATTTCAGCCCACCTCACCGGGTCACAGTCCCGGAGTTGGCCATTCTATTGGAAATTAACTAAAAGAATTATACTTAAGGAAGAATTCATATGCATTCATGATCATGTGTGATATTGTCAACATGTAAATTAATGTTTCAAGTATAGATTTATGCATGGCTCTTTCCACTGCAAGGTTAATGTATTTTCCTGTATTTggataaaaatttatagtataagaTAATGTAATTGTTTTAGGgtgtaatttaaatttgtctAGCTATACAAGGAGTGTCAGTTTTTGTTTAATGCAACTTCATGCATTTCAGTGAAtaattttgatggttttaatttttaaccatACATAATACATATAGATATAGTTGAATGTTGGTGTTTATTAACTGTGTTAAACTATATTTAAGTCCTTTGCTTAAATCTACACTGAATAGGAAACAAGAAAACGTTTTATAAGGATATTCTTTTGTATATTAAAGAGATTCCTTTTTTCGATACCAGAATTAGTTggactttatttttctcaacacaatattaaaatatggcATAAAAATTATGTGCTTCTAAATCTATGGTGCCTCTATTTTAGTCACTTGGTTAGTGTTCATCAATCTCTCGTAGAATGAATCAAATcctaaattcaatttattattaataatacagATTTAATTTGGACGTATACAGGAGTGTGTCTTAAGAGTCCCAATGTTGTGTGGATCATGCATGTAGGGTATCCACTATCCACCCTAGTTAAATTCATTTAATGTTCagcaattttaattaatattttaaatttttattaaaactttactaattacaataaaaataactgTGATTAATACTCCAAATGCATTGAAGTGCAGCTCCAAATAGGAAAATTTGTCTAAATGATCTaattctacatatatataatgactatttttttttctactgtAATTGAATATACTTGCAACCCTGTTATTAACACCAAGGAGTTGAATAAAGTAGCTTTTAAAATACATGTGAGATTAATGTCACATCTCCTAGATACTATCTTTACAAAAGTGCTTGTTAGTGACtgaactaataaaataaaaagatctTCTTTTGTGCACTCTGTGGGCTCTGATTTTTATAGAAATGGAATTATATTAATGAAGTTAAATAGTATTTAATACAAGCAGGCCGGCCTTATTATATGTTGGCAGGTTGGATTTTGATGAGTTACTGTTTGGgtagtgaagtgggacaatgAGTATTAACAACACATAAAATATCTGCAAGAAGAAACGAAgttgaaaaattgaaagaaagataaaaagaatGTGGACgacccaaaataaaaaaaaaatatttttaacggACTGAGAAAGTACTATTCACTctatccaagaaaaatagataagTTTACGTTTTGGGCTGTCCACCTAAATTAGACtaattctaaatatagaaagttttAAACCAATACTAATTTTACACATCATTCTAAAGCGatcccacaatccactaacactactttcacCACATTTAGCATTGAtccatctcttactttaccaattatgtatAAGAACTCGGTGTCATTTActactttgtttattttttgacGAATAGTATTACTTATATTCTATATCAATTatccttttattattttgcaatTACTTTCCAGTCATTCCAGGATTGGTCACTATTATATACTTCCTTCATCCCACCGAAAtgatccacttttctttttaatttgtctcaactaaaatgatttattactaaaaaatagaaatatttttattatttcttattttattctcgccacttaatacataaaatataattatataaaaatacgTATATTCAAGGAATGAATCATCTTCCTTAGAACGACGGAGGAGTACACatttgtaaaaatgaagtaaacaAGAAAGAGTCTACATCAAGGTGCAGCTAGctcataaattaatagaaaataatggCTTCAGAGAGCCAACTAAATCATCTGAGAAAGGTCACTTAAACATCCTCCTTGATACCTACCAAAACATACTAATCgagattaataaaattcatgaGAAGCCAATAGggaccacaacaatattaatgTTAAAGAGATTAATTATAATAGCTTATCACTTGAATTATATATGCATTCAAACAAAAGTATATACCAATAGTCCTCGCTAAGACAATTGGGAATGGTAAGCATGAACAAACATTCTTTTAATGACAACTAAGTACAAAAATACAACATAGTAAACTATCTAAGATgctcacaaaaataaaattaaaaatatcggGATGTTTGACTGTTTGACTagaattatgaaatattaacCGCTTATTAAATAGGCGAATCTTAGGAATCTCTAAGCTAGTGGGATCTTTTTGAAGAATATgctcttaatttaatttaattatacatttcTGTTTTCTAGCTGTCTTTTATAGAATTAAGTAAGTCAAACTTGTTTATTACAATTCTCACTGAAGGCCATGTACGTTCACTCAATTCTATATTGTTATAGTTGGTTTTAATGGCTGCTTTTTTGGGAGTTGTTTAGTTATGATTGTGCTATATAGTTgttaattcttaaaatataattaattagtgtagTTCATTAGTACAGTCTTTGTCACTTTGTGATGCTGAtgatatcataattaatttcaaccaTATGTTAGCACATGATGATGTTGAAGCCAGCCTTCCCATATGATGTAATTCCTGAGTTTAGCATATCAAAATCACGTTTGTAAAGATTCATCCTACTGTCAATTGTTGGGTTCCGTATACACTCGAACCCCtatattagtatgatatttcGCTGGACAAAAGTTCAAACCATTTTATTCTTTGATGATTTCATACCGATAGTGAGATAAGttgtaaatgaattaatatatatggatATTGAGTTGAGGAGAACattccataaatgaaaatgtattatttttatggggcGGAGATAAAGGGACaaagttcttatttttttaggaccgatggagtataaaattgcATAAGATTTAAtaagtaaagaaaataaagattttagcattattatgaattatttgtatgtatatttaaatatattatagtggagtaatatttattttagaggTATAGTTGTGCCTTTTTCAATGCGGCTCTGCCAGGGACTGAAGGTTCTtcttaaatgaaaatttattttgtctaCTGATTTAAGAGGAtccattttttagttttgtttcaTGTTATGGTCTAGTTTTCCTTTCCAACCGTAAAATGTTAGAGATTTTAAAAGGCTTAATCATGATTGATGTTCCTAACTTTGAGAGTTTTCCtcgaatttcttttttttttttttaagtttttaattattttgaaaagttagATTTACTTCTAAACGTATGTTGTTTCGACATGATCGatgtaaaaataatgatcTTACATTTGTGAAATTGCATATAAGTTCCTAACATTCAAatcattctttttcttcttgttttatGGCAATAATCGCTTGAATAGTTAGCTCCTTGAGTGATTGTAGTATCGTCGGACTCTGATGGCTAAAATAATCGCCTTCACCATATCTCTTTCAAACCCTCTCCTCTATGTCTTCATTGTCGTTACCTACCTTAAAACATCAAATTCTTTAGGGATGATAATACCCtcatatttttcatcaatGCGTCTgcaatgttttgtttttccatgCATCTCACATGTAGCAATGTATTTACCTACTATACACGTCTTAATCTTAGCCATACATTGATACATGCGAGACATAAGACTGTCACAATGAAAATGTGAGGATATTAATGTCCCATAAATATGACTTATGAGCAATATGATCCCACTCCTATATG contains these protein-coding regions:
- the LOC125199491 gene encoding precursor of CEP9-like, whose amino-acid sequence is FAYKCSLHREGNSKKPTRRKQRCRKASSEASGGINSFSYRDFSANNPGNSPGVGHSFGTKDHSMEEVEAGKPDGFQPTSPGHSPGVGHSIGN